One genomic segment of Mesoterricola silvestris includes these proteins:
- a CDS encoding DUF58 domain-containing protein, whose protein sequence is MKPLAALREAFPVTFAGWALLGLAGAAFWFQGVGRLDLVLLAASVLAAVLVAGLGLATLAAALVLRRRAGGGPGSLALECGTWSPTGYRVPLSRWLPFLRVRVAWEAPGDLRADLRLPSGQEHVLPGRRALVPSVTRTVRVGDILGLTETGWRAQAPTPARILPRRAALDPGAVLSGLVRGEDQTDPRGEPQGDRVDIRKYGHGDPLRMILWKVYARTRKAFVRIPERAVEPAPRVCAYLPAHPWDEPPARLARTLLERGLLGPGWRFGADGAEDAEDLEGAREALARSGSSGGAGGFAAFLERARRDGFGACILLLPGRDGPWTAPVQAALATAPLRVQAVFALDGWREPAPSPWRRAFLRPEPEDGAAPEEVLDLLGRIAAPPTGATLVDIRSGDVLDHPEAYLRKRAGRAA, encoded by the coding sequence ATGAAGCCGCTGGCGGCGCTCAGGGAGGCCTTTCCCGTCACCTTCGCGGGGTGGGCCCTCCTGGGCCTCGCGGGGGCCGCCTTCTGGTTCCAGGGCGTGGGCCGGCTGGACCTGGTGCTCCTCGCCGCCAGCGTCCTGGCCGCGGTCCTGGTGGCGGGCCTGGGCCTGGCCACCCTGGCCGCGGCCCTGGTGCTGCGCCGGCGCGCCGGGGGCGGGCCGGGGAGCCTGGCGCTGGAATGCGGCACCTGGAGTCCCACGGGCTACCGGGTGCCCCTGTCCCGGTGGCTGCCCTTCCTGCGGGTGCGGGTGGCCTGGGAGGCCCCCGGGGACCTGCGGGCCGATCTGCGCCTGCCCTCGGGCCAGGAGCACGTGCTGCCGGGACGGCGGGCCCTGGTCCCCTCGGTGACGCGCACCGTGCGGGTGGGCGATATCCTCGGCCTCACCGAGACCGGCTGGCGCGCCCAGGCGCCCACCCCGGCCCGGATCCTGCCCCGGCGCGCGGCCCTGGACCCCGGCGCCGTGCTGAGCGGGCTGGTGCGGGGGGAGGACCAGACCGATCCCCGGGGCGAGCCCCAGGGCGATCGCGTGGATATCCGCAAGTACGGCCACGGCGACCCCCTGCGCATGATCCTCTGGAAGGTCTACGCCCGCACCCGCAAGGCCTTCGTGCGCATTCCCGAGCGGGCCGTGGAACCCGCGCCCCGGGTCTGCGCCTACCTCCCCGCCCATCCCTGGGACGAGCCCCCGGCGCGCCTGGCGCGCACCCTCCTGGAGCGGGGCCTGCTGGGGCCGGGCTGGCGCTTCGGGGCCGACGGGGCCGAGGACGCCGAGGACCTGGAGGGCGCCCGGGAGGCCCTGGCCCGGTCCGGATCCTCGGGCGGGGCAGGGGGGTTCGCGGCCTTCCTGGAGCGGGCCCGGCGGGACGGGTTCGGCGCCTGCATCCTCCTCCTCCCCGGCCGGGACGGGCCCTGGACGGCGCCGGTCCAGGCCGCCCTGGCCACGGCGCCCCTGCGGGTCCAGGCCGTCTTCGCCCTGGACGGCTGGCGGGAGCCCGCCCCCTCTCCGTGGCGCCGGGCCTTCCTGCGCCCGGAGCCTGAGGACGGGGCCGCCCCGGAGGAGGTGCTGGACCTGCTGGGCCGCATCGCCGCGCCCCCCACGGGGGCGACCCTGGTGGACATCCGCAGCGGCGACGTGCTGGACCACCCCGAGGCCTACCTGCGCAAGCGCGCCGGGAGGGCCGCGTGA
- a CDS encoding rhodanese-like domain-containing protein, translating into MFDSHALLQAFTPAVLAGPGGFAGWVSRPEVAYPLAGGLVALLAILILKWPDFKSWRRARHKEVFRPIELEQVLHGDPPVVVDLRRPEDFNGSSGHIRGAFNLPFNHLPKALAEIAKDKRQLVVLVDYDDRVSHLAADVLASCGYTWVRVLRGGMRAWRAGNLPVSVSGHR; encoded by the coding sequence TTGATTCCCATGCCCTGCTCCAGGCCTTCACGCCCGCCGTCCTGGCCGGGCCGGGCGGCTTCGCAGGCTGGGTTTCGCGGCCCGAAGTGGCGTATCCATTGGCTGGCGGCTTGGTGGCCCTGCTGGCGATCCTGATCCTCAAATGGCCGGACTTCAAGAGCTGGCGGCGGGCCCGCCACAAGGAGGTGTTCCGGCCCATCGAACTGGAGCAGGTCCTGCACGGGGACCCGCCGGTGGTGGTGGACCTGCGGAGGCCTGAGGATTTCAACGGTTCGTCGGGTCATATCCGGGGCGCCTTCAACCTGCCCTTCAACCATCTCCCCAAGGCCCTGGCCGAGATCGCCAAGGACAAGCGCCAGCTGGTGGTGCTGGTGGACTACGATGACCGGGTCTCCCACCTGGCGGCCGATGTCCTTGCGTCCTGCGGCTACACCTGGGTGCGGGTCCTGCGGGGCGGCATGCGGGCCTGGCGCGCCGGGAACCTGCCGGTTTCGGTGAGCGGCCACCGCTGA